The following are encoded in a window of Streptomyces sp. Go-475 genomic DNA:
- a CDS encoding acetyl-CoA C-acyltransferase yields the protein MPRTVRDVVFVDGVRTPFGKAGPKGIYHETRADDLVVKAIRELLRRNPGLDPKKIDEVAIAATTQIGDQGLTIGRTAGILAGLPQSVPGYSIDRMCAGALTAVTTVAGSVAFGAYDIAIAGGVEHMGRHPMGEGVDPNPRFVSEKLVDESALFMGMTAENLHDRYPQITKLRADEYAVRSQEKAAKAYANGKIQADLVPISVRRTNPEGGETGWGLVTADEPMRPGTTLENLQGLKTPFRVHGRVTAGNAAGLNDGATASLIASEEFARENDLPVKMRLVSYSFAGVEPEVMGYGPIPATEKALAQAGLSISDIGLFEINEAFAVQVLAFLDHYGIADDDERVNQYGGAIAFGHPLASSGVRLMTQLARQFEEQPHVRYGLTTMCVGFGMGATVIWENPHFEGDK from the coding sequence GTGCCTCGTACCGTCAGGGACGTCGTCTTCGTCGACGGCGTCCGCACCCCGTTCGGCAAGGCGGGCCCGAAGGGCATCTACCACGAGACCCGTGCCGACGACCTCGTCGTGAAGGCGATCCGGGAGCTGCTGCGCCGCAACCCCGGTCTCGACCCGAAGAAGATCGACGAGGTCGCCATCGCCGCGACCACGCAGATCGGCGACCAGGGCCTGACCATCGGCCGCACGGCGGGCATCCTCGCCGGGCTGCCGCAGTCCGTGCCCGGTTACTCCATCGACCGCATGTGCGCCGGCGCGCTGACCGCCGTCACCACGGTGGCCGGTTCCGTCGCCTTCGGCGCGTACGACATCGCCATCGCCGGTGGTGTCGAGCACATGGGCCGCCACCCCATGGGTGAGGGCGTCGACCCGAACCCGCGGTTCGTCTCCGAGAAGCTGGTCGACGAGTCGGCCCTGTTCATGGGCATGACCGCGGAGAACCTGCACGACCGGTACCCGCAGATCACCAAGCTGCGCGCCGACGAGTACGCGGTGCGCTCCCAGGAGAAGGCCGCCAAGGCGTACGCCAACGGCAAGATCCAGGCCGACCTGGTGCCGATCTCCGTGCGCCGCACCAACCCGGAGGGCGGGGAGACGGGCTGGGGCCTGGTCACCGCCGACGAGCCGATGCGCCCGGGCACGACCCTGGAGAACCTCCAGGGCCTCAAGACCCCGTTCCGCGTGCACGGCCGGGTCACCGCCGGCAACGCGGCCGGTCTGAACGACGGCGCCACCGCCTCCCTCATCGCCTCCGAGGAGTTCGCGCGGGAGAACGACCTCCCCGTGAAGATGCGCCTGGTCTCCTACTCCTTCGCGGGCGTGGAGCCGGAGGTCATGGGCTACGGTCCGATCCCGGCGACGGAGAAGGCGCTGGCCCAGGCCGGCCTGTCGATCTCCGACATCGGCCTGTTCGAGATCAACGAGGCCTTCGCCGTCCAGGTCCTGGCCTTCCTCGACCACTACGGCATCGCCGACGACGACGAGCGCGTCAACCAGTACGGCGGCGCCATCGCCTTCGGCCATCCGCTGGCCTCCTCCGGCGTCCGCCTGATGACGCAGCTGGCCCGCCAGTTCGAGGAGCAGCCGCACGTCCGCTACGGCCTGACCACCATGTGCGTCGGCTTCGGCATGGGCGCGACGGTCATCTGGGAGAACCCGCACTTCGAGGGGGACAAGTGA
- a CDS encoding LacI family DNA-binding transcriptional regulator: MTAAPAPRVTIKDVAARAGVSKGAVSLAFNHKPGLSEATRDRIFRAARELGWAPNLTARTLAGSRVDVVGLAVCRPARALGLEPWYMEFVSGVESVLAEHSCSLLLRLVRSLDEEVGVQGAWWRGRQVGGSILVDFRADDPRVDLVRRLGLPAVAVGHPSLTGGLTSVWTDDATAVTEAVRYLAALGHRRIARVGGAADLGHTAIRTAAFDEAAGALALAGAWQVATDFSGDAGARATRSLLTAAPPDRPTAIVYDNDIMAVAGLSVAAEMGLRVPEDVSLLAWDDSQLCRLTHPTLSAMSHDVHGFGAEVARTLFSVITAGGEAESHPVPTPVLTPRGSTAPPGIRV; encoded by the coding sequence ATGACGGCGGCGCCGGCCCCCCGCGTCACCATCAAGGACGTCGCCGCCCGGGCCGGGGTGTCCAAGGGAGCCGTGTCGCTCGCCTTCAACCACAAGCCGGGGCTGTCCGAGGCGACCCGGGACCGGATCTTCCGGGCGGCGCGGGAGCTGGGCTGGGCGCCGAACCTCACGGCACGGACGCTGGCCGGGTCGCGCGTGGACGTGGTGGGGCTCGCGGTGTGCCGGCCGGCGCGGGCGCTGGGCCTGGAGCCCTGGTACATGGAGTTCGTCTCGGGCGTGGAGAGCGTGCTGGCCGAGCACTCCTGCTCGCTGCTGCTGAGGCTCGTGCGGAGCCTGGACGAGGAGGTGGGCGTCCAGGGGGCGTGGTGGAGGGGGCGGCAGGTCGGCGGGTCGATCCTGGTCGACTTCCGGGCCGACGACCCCCGGGTGGACCTGGTGCGGCGGCTGGGGCTGCCCGCGGTCGCCGTCGGGCACCCGTCGCTGACCGGGGGGCTGACCTCTGTGTGGACCGACGACGCCACGGCCGTGACGGAGGCGGTGCGGTACCTGGCCGCGCTCGGGCACCGGCGGATCGCCCGGGTGGGCGGGGCGGCGGACCTCGGGCACACGGCCATCCGGACGGCGGCGTTCGACGAGGCCGCGGGGGCGCTGGCGCTGGCCGGGGCGTGGCAGGTGGCGACGGACTTCTCGGGGGACGCGGGGGCGCGGGCGACACGGTCGCTGCTGACGGCCGCGCCGCCGGACCGGCCGACGGCGATCGTGTACGACAACGACATCATGGCGGTGGCCGGGCTGTCGGTGGCGGCGGAGATGGGGCTGCGGGTGCCGGAGGACGTGTCGCTGCTGGCGTGGGACGACTCGCAGCTGTGCCGGCTGACGCATCCGACGCTGTCCGCGATGAGCCATGATGTGCACGGGTTCGGGGCAGAGGTCGCCCGGACCCTGTTCTCGGTGATCACGGCGGGCGGTGAGGCCGAGTCGCATCCCGTGCCCACGCCCGTGCTGACGCCCCGGGGGTCCACTGCCCCGCCCGGCATTCGTGTGTGA
- a CDS encoding glycoside hydrolase family 2 protein: MLEATPLGDGWILRHGSETLPASVPGCVHTDLMAAGVIPDPFLGRNETDVAWVGRRDWTYERELPAPSSAQEQTDLVFDGLDTVAEISLDGRLLGTVRNMHRSYRFDVTGLFGRLSVRFVSAYAEAEAVRGRLGERPAAYAEPYQYLRKMACSFGWDWGPTLVTAGIWRPVRLERWSTARIARVRPLVSVAEGTGVVELAVEVERTRVEAPLAVEATVAGVRARAEIEGAGGTVRLRVPDPELWWPRGYGGQPLYDVELTLLHGDDALDVWRRRIGFRTVELDRRPDAHGTGFTLVVNGERLFARGVNWIPDDVFPSRITRARYRERLEQAAGAGVDLVRIWGGGIYESEDFYDACDELGLLVWQDFPFACAAYPEEQPLRGEVEAEARENVVRLMPHPSLVLWNGNNENLWGFRDWGWEPRLAGDSWGEGYYLGVLPRVVAELDPTRPYTAGSPWSGSWRHHPNDPAHGTHHSWEVWNREDHADYRLSVPRFVAEFGWQAPPAYATLRRALPGEELAPDSPGMLHHQKADDGNGKLARGLARHFAVPDGDFDRWHYLTQVNQARAVAAGIEHWRAHWPVCAGTVVWQLNDCWPVTSWAAIDGDGREKPLYHELKRLYADRLLTLHPRDGALEVAAVNQGAEDWTGTLTLRRMSVGGEALARGEVELSAGRRSVARVGVPGELAPAGPKEFLVADLDGLRALHFPVPDREVAYPRPEFEVALAPGGIRVTAHTLVRDLLLQADRLDPAARADRGLVTLLPGEEVTIGVRGWRAPDPEAARSALYCVEPTR, translated from the coding sequence ATGCTGGAGGCCACACCGCTCGGCGACGGATGGATCCTGCGGCACGGGTCGGAGACGCTGCCGGCCTCGGTGCCGGGCTGCGTGCACACCGACCTGATGGCGGCCGGGGTGATCCCGGACCCCTTCCTGGGCCGGAACGAGACGGACGTGGCCTGGGTGGGGCGCCGGGACTGGACGTACGAGCGGGAGCTGCCCGCCCCGTCGTCCGCGCAGGAGCAGACCGACCTGGTCTTCGACGGGCTCGACACCGTCGCCGAGATCTCCCTGGACGGGCGGCTGCTGGGCACGGTGCGGAACATGCACCGCTCCTACCGGTTCGACGTGACGGGCCTTTTCGGGCGGCTGTCGGTGCGGTTCGTCTCCGCGTACGCCGAGGCCGAGGCCGTCCGGGGACGCCTGGGCGAACGGCCCGCCGCCTATGCCGAGCCCTACCAGTACCTGCGCAAGATGGCCTGCTCCTTCGGCTGGGACTGGGGGCCGACCCTGGTGACGGCCGGGATCTGGCGTCCGGTGCGCCTGGAGCGCTGGTCGACGGCCCGGATCGCCCGGGTGCGGCCCCTGGTGAGCGTCGCGGAGGGCACCGGGGTCGTCGAGCTGGCCGTCGAGGTCGAGCGGACCCGGGTCGAGGCGCCGCTCGCCGTGGAGGCGACCGTCGCCGGGGTGCGGGCCCGCGCGGAGATCGAGGGGGCGGGCGGGACCGTACGGCTGCGGGTGCCCGACCCGGAGCTGTGGTGGCCGCGCGGCTACGGCGGACAGCCGCTGTACGACGTGGAGTTGACCCTGCTGCACGGGGACGACGCGCTGGACGTGTGGCGGCGGCGGATCGGCTTCCGCACCGTGGAGCTGGACCGGCGGCCCGACGCGCACGGCACCGGCTTCACCCTCGTCGTCAACGGCGAGCGGCTCTTCGCGCGGGGCGTCAACTGGATCCCCGACGACGTCTTCCCGTCCCGGATCACCCGCGCGCGCTACCGGGAGCGGCTGGAGCAGGCCGCCGGCGCCGGTGTGGACCTCGTCCGGATCTGGGGCGGCGGGATCTACGAGAGCGAGGACTTCTACGACGCCTGCGACGAGCTGGGGCTGCTGGTCTGGCAGGACTTCCCGTTCGCGTGCGCGGCCTACCCGGAGGAGCAGCCGCTGCGCGGTGAGGTGGAGGCCGAGGCGCGGGAGAACGTCGTACGGCTGATGCCGCATCCCTCGCTGGTGCTGTGGAACGGCAACAACGAGAACCTGTGGGGGTTCCGGGACTGGGGGTGGGAGCCGAGGCTGGCCGGGGACTCCTGGGGCGAGGGCTACTACCTGGGCGTGCTGCCGCGGGTGGTGGCCGAGTTGGACCCGACCCGGCCGTACACGGCGGGCAGTCCGTGGTCCGGGTCGTGGCGGCACCATCCGAACGACCCGGCGCACGGCACGCACCACTCCTGGGAGGTGTGGAACCGGGAGGACCACGCCGACTACCGGCTGAGCGTGCCGCGGTTCGTCGCCGAGTTCGGCTGGCAGGCCCCGCCCGCGTACGCCACGCTGCGCCGCGCCCTGCCCGGGGAGGAGCTCGCGCCGGACTCCCCCGGCATGCTGCACCACCAGAAGGCGGACGACGGCAACGGGAAGCTGGCGCGCGGGCTGGCCCGGCACTTCGCCGTGCCGGACGGGGACTTCGACCGGTGGCACTACCTGACGCAGGTCAACCAGGCGCGTGCGGTCGCGGCCGGGATCGAGCACTGGCGCGCGCACTGGCCGGTGTGCGCGGGCACGGTCGTCTGGCAGCTCAACGACTGCTGGCCGGTGACCTCCTGGGCGGCGATCGACGGGGACGGGCGGGAGAAGCCGCTGTACCACGAGCTGAAGCGGCTGTACGCGGACCGGTTGCTGACGCTGCACCCGCGCGACGGCGCGCTGGAGGTGGCCGCCGTCAACCAGGGCGCCGAGGACTGGACGGGGACGCTGACCCTGCGCCGGATGTCCGTCGGGGGCGAGGCGCTGGCACGGGGCGAGGTGGAACTGTCGGCCGGGAGGCGGAGCGTGGCGCGGGTCGGGGTGCCGGGCGAGCTGGCGCCCGCCGGGCCGAAGGAGTTCCTGGTCGCGGACCTGGACGGGCTGCGGGCGCTGCACTTCCCGGTGCCCGACCGCGAAGTCGCCTACCCGCGGCCGGAGTTCGAGGTGGCCCTCGCCCCGGGCGGGATCAGAGTGACCGCCCACACGCTGGTACGGGACCTGCTCCTGCAGGCCGACCGGCTGGATCCGGCGGCGCGGGCCGACCGGGGCCTGGTCACGCTGCTGCCGGGCGAAGAGGTGACCATCGGGGTGCGCGGCTGGCGGGCTCCGGATCCGGAGGCCGCCCGATCGGCCCTGTACTGCGTGGAGCCCACCCGATGA